The following coding sequences lie in one Rutidosis leptorrhynchoides isolate AG116_Rl617_1_P2 chromosome 6, CSIRO_AGI_Rlap_v1, whole genome shotgun sequence genomic window:
- the LOC139854439 gene encoding uncharacterized protein yields the protein MAWLFCKWAIDIVGRFPRSVGNAKVLVVAIDFFSKWVEEKVLAKITGENIKKFVWNDIVCRYGLPNEIANGQVEVTNKEILAGIKARLGLSQTKWVDEVPYVLWAHRTMPKWSMGETPFSLVYGTEVVIPAEIRVPTQRILVFDTENNSSILRENLNLLEEMRIMAAIRQADAKQKMAKYYNKRVRYVQFKEGDLVLRDNEASRQEKQGKLGPRWEGPYKITKYMTSHNFDCSNQTCKALTKSSAK from the exons ATGGCATGGCTATTttgtaaatgggcaattgacatagtaggCCGCTTCCCAAGAAGTGTAGGAAATGCAAAAGTTTTGGTTGTTGCAATTGATTTCTTCAGTAAGTGGGTTGAAGAGAaggtattagcaaaaataactggcGAGAATATCAAGAAATTCGTGTGGAACGATATCGTGTGCAGATATGGATTACCGAATGAAATT GCCAATGGGCAGGTTGAGGTAACAAACAAAGAAATTCTAGCTGGCATAAAGGCTAGGTTGGGTTTGAGTCAGACTAAGTGGGTAGATGAAGTGCCATATGTATTGTGGGCTCACCGCACAATGCCAAAATGGAGCATGGGTGAAACACCATTCAGTTTGGTATATGGCACTGAGGTAGTGATACCAGCTGAAATCCGTGTACCAACACAAAGGATTTTGGTATTCGATACAGAAAATAATTCATCCATTTTACGTGAAAACTTGAATTTATTGGAAGAAATGCGAATCATGGCCGCCATCCGTCAAGCGGATGCAAAACaaaaaatggcaaaatattataacaagcgGGTCAGATATGTGCAATTCAAAGAGGGGGATTTGGTGTTACGAGATAATGAGGCGAGTAGGCAAGAAAAACAAGGGAAGTTAGGGCCACGATGGGAAGGCCCATATAAAATTACAAAG TATATGACTAGTCATAATTTTGATTGTTCAAATCAAACATGTAAAGCTTTGACAAAATCATCAGCAAAGTaa